In bacterium, a single genomic region encodes these proteins:
- a CDS encoding J domain-containing protein, protein MRFRPEIDYYELLQVHPRASPEMVKKAYRTLMGEMRGHPDLGGDVERAKLINEAYTVLGDPELRRAYDRTRAGRAPASGGFSGPADGELERLAWWARKVALSAAVVVAALALARVLRSPALDLADLLAMIVLLMRIWSQVSLPGRA, encoded by the coding sequence ATGCGTTTCCGTCCGGAGATCGATTACTACGAGCTCCTCCAGGTGCACCCGCGGGCGTCCCCGGAGATGGTCAAGAAGGCGTACCGCACGCTCATGGGGGAGATGCGGGGACACCCAGATTTGGGGGGGGACGTAGAGCGCGCCAAGTTGATCAACGAAGCGTACACGGTGCTCGGCGACCCCGAACTCCGCCGCGCCTATGATCGTACCCGAGCCGGGAGGGCCCCGGCCTCGGGCGGGTTCTCCGGACCTGCGGACGGCGAGTTGGAGCGGCTGGCGTGGTGGGCGAGGAAGGTGGCCCTTTCGGCCGCCGTGGTGGTGGCGGCCCTGGCGCTCGCGCGCGTGCTGCGGAGCCCGGCCCTAGACCTCGCGGATCTCCTCGCCATGATCGTGCTGCTGATGAGGATCTGGAGCCAGGTCTCGCTGCCCGGACGCGCCTGA
- a CDS encoding ABC transporter ATP-binding protein — MTEPAIRTQNLSRRFGDLTAVAGLDLRVETGQFFGFLGPNGAGKSTTIRMLTGLLAPTAGRIEILGLDFAAHPLDVKRQIGVVPEGMGLFDRLTGPEYLNFVGRMYGLDRQTTTLRAGELLEFMQLAERPKALIVDYSHGMKKKLALAAAVIHRPRILFLDEPFEGVDALAAGALKTLLGRMAERGATIFLTSHVLEIVERLCSHLAIIHRGRLVAQGSLVELRAAAAGRDGVSMTLEQIFLSVVGEAARRPEELSWLM; from the coding sequence CTGACGGAGCCGGCGATACGCACCCAGAACCTGTCCCGGCGGTTTGGTGACCTCACCGCGGTCGCGGGGCTCGATCTGCGCGTCGAGACCGGGCAGTTCTTCGGCTTCCTGGGGCCGAACGGCGCCGGCAAATCGACGACGATCCGCATGCTCACCGGGCTGCTGGCACCGACCGCAGGACGGATCGAGATCCTGGGGCTCGATTTTGCGGCCCACCCCCTGGATGTGAAACGCCAGATCGGGGTCGTGCCTGAGGGCATGGGACTGTTCGACCGGCTGACCGGGCCAGAGTACCTGAATTTCGTCGGCCGCATGTACGGCCTGGACCGACAGACCACAACGCTTCGGGCCGGGGAACTGCTCGAGTTCATGCAGCTGGCCGAGCGGCCGAAGGCCCTCATCGTCGATTACTCGCACGGAATGAAGAAAAAGCTGGCGCTGGCGGCGGCGGTGATCCACCGGCCCCGCATCCTGTTCCTGGACGAGCCGTTCGAAGGTGTGGATGCACTCGCCGCCGGGGCGTTGAAGACGCTGCTTGGCCGGATGGCCGAACGGGGCGCCACGATCTTCTTGACCTCGCATGTGCTGGAGATCGTGGAGCGGTTGTGCAGTCATCTGGCGATCATTCACCGGGGACGCCTGGTGGCGCAGGGCTCGCTCGTTGAGCTGCGCGCCGCCGCGGCGGGGCGGGACGGGGTCTCGATGACGCTCGAACAGATCTTCCTCTCGGTCGTCGGCGAAGCGGCGCGGCGGCCTGAGGAGCTGTCATGGTTGATGTAG